The Candidatus Nitrosoglobus terrae genome segment GTTCAACTCTTACGGTTGATTCCTTAGAAAACCGGCTTGAATCTGTGGAAAAACAAGCCATCCTCCACGCTTTAGCCCAGACCGGCTATAACAAAACCGCGGCGGCTAAATTGTTGGGGATCACGTTTCGCGCCCTGCGCTATCGGCTGAAAAAATTGGATCTGGAATAATTGGGGCGGCAACCGCTGCTTTGTTTAAAACCCTCAAATCGGCTTTCCTCAGTCCCGCCTAGGGTGGGGGCTTGCCCTGATTATTGCTTGATTTCCGGTGGGTAAGCGTTATTGGTCTCTAGCTATGGATTCCGCTGTTTTTCTTTATTTATACCCATCCCTATCAATTTCAGTGACGTACTACGTCACTATGGCCCTTGAAGGTCACTGCAAACAAATTTTAGTTCGCTGTTAACGTCTCCCCTTTGTTTCATCGTTGTTAATTGCTTGACGTTTTGCCCTCAATACTGTGATCAAATTCACAAAATAACCCCATTTCTGCTCGTTCATCTCAATGATGGCATTGGGATTGCTTTATATAAAAGCATAGGCAGTTGAGCAAAAACATTCACTGTCTGTTGAAAATTAAATTTTTATCCACGTTATATTTATGATGTAAACGGAGTGAACAATAATGATGAAACAACAAGGTTTTACTTTAATTGAATTAATGATTGCCGTGGCCATTGTGGGCGTGTTAGCGGCGGTGGCTATTCCCCAATACCAGACTTATGTTGCCAAAACTCAGGTGACTCGCGCTATTTCCGAGTCTAGCGCCCTGAAAACTGTGGTTGAGGATTGTCTTAACAATGGTATTCCTGACGGGCAATGCGATCCAGCTGGAAGCCCTTCTGATATTCTTAAAGGCTCTACCCAAGGATCTGAGGTCGCGGTTCAGGGTTCTGGATTTCCACAAGTTACAATAGGAGCTAAAGGAGCTGATAGCACTATTATAGCCACGCTCAGTGCCCAGGACGGTGGCCATGCAGCAACGGCTATCGACGGGGATACAGTGACTTTAACTCGTGATGGTACTACTGGTGCTTGGAAATGTATTTATAGTGGAGCTGCTAAATACAGCCCAGCTAGCTGCCCTGGCACTGCTGCTGGTGGTTAATACCTAAAGGGTATCTTTCATTCAAAGCCATGCTCTATTTACTGGAGCGTGGCTTTTTAGGTTTTACCGTCTTCAGTACGCTGGAGTTTACATACAACATGAACCATATCCAACAGGGTTTTACCTTAATTGAACTGCTGGTAGGGGTCGCTATTTTAGGGGTGATTACCGCCACGGCTGTCCCTTGGTATCGTACTTATCTTCCCCGAACCCAAGTGGCAAGGGCGATTGTGGAGCTGAGCGAGCAGAAGGGGGTAGTAGAACAGTGTTTAGGGGCGGGTTTGCTGAATGTGGGCGCTGGTCTAGGCGCTTGTGATCCCACGGCCATGATTTCCGATATCTTGGCTGGTAATCCTCCTCAAGGATCAACCGTGGCCCCACAAGGAGCGGTGGGCGGGTTTCCCATTATTTCCAGCCCTTTGCAAGAAAATGGCACCACTATTCAAGCTGAATTTGGCAACCAAGCTTCCCCATTTATTCAAGGTAAAACCCTCACTTTCACTCGATCTCAAGGGGGTACATGGCGCTGTCGCTTTAGCGGAGATTCTACATACGCGCCGACTAATTGCCCAGCGGAGCCGTAATCTAGGGTGGCTATAGCGCTAGCTCTCAGGATAAAATTCCTCATCTAGGATTTGTTCTAAACTCCAACCGGTGTGCTCAAAGGCAGGAGGGAAAGCGCTTTTAGCTAAATGCGTCGTCTCCCATGCCGCTTGAGGTACAGCAGCTAAATAAGCCTCTAGTATCGTCTCACCTAATTTTGGCTTAAGGCTTGGATTAGCTTTGAGAACTTGGCTAGCCCTAATCCGCTGCTCATCAATGGTTAACCGCCAACTATTGCTCCGCCGTTTGGGTTGGTATTGCCATTTGAGTAGGTGAGATAGAGTAATAATCAAACGGTTTTTTAGCTCATGGCGTTCACTTCTGCCCATCTCTTCCAATTCCTCGGCAATTTGATTCATATCCACCTCGTGAAATTTTCCTTGCCGTAGTTTTTCTGCGGTTTCGTGAGTCCAAGCGTAGTAATCGGTGTCATGGGTGCTCATGGTGTCATCTCCCAATGTCAGATTTGGGTAGGCGGGGTTAGTCTTGAGGATAAAACGCCTTATCTAATACTTGTTCCACTGTCCAGCCGGTGTGTTCAAAGGCGGCTAGGAATCTGTTTAGATCTAAATTTGTTTCAGCATAAGATTCCAATATAGTCGCTTCTAATTCTGGCTTAAGGCTTGGATTTTTCTTTATCAGCTTTCGGATTCGTGATCTCTGCTCAACGATGGTTCCACGCCAACTATTGCTACGGAAATCAGGCCGATATTGCCACTTAAGCAAGTGAGCGATGAGTACAATTAATCGTAATCGGTTCTCCAATTGCTCTAATTGGTTTTTCCCCATATCTTCAATTTCTTCAATAATCACCCCCATATCTACCTCAGTAAATCGACCTTGTCTTAGAAGCTTAGCAGTTTCTTGAGTCCAACCGTAAAAATCAGTCTTATAGGTGCTCATGATTTCTTCTCTCAAGGGTTTAGGGGTCGGCGGGGGTTAATCTTCAGGGTAAAAGATCTCATCTAACACCTGTTCTATCATCCAGTTTGTTTGCTCAAAGGCAGCAGGAAAGGTTTCTTCAGTGAGATTAGTTTCTCGGGCAGCCTGCATCAAGGCTGGGATATAGGCTTCTAAAACAGCCTCGCTTAGTTTAGGTTTAAGACTTGGATTTTTTCTAAGTACCCGTTTAACCCGAAATCGCTGCTCTTTAATGGTTAATCGCCAGCTATTGCCTCTGCGATCAGGTTGATATTGCCATTTGAGTAGGTGGGCTAAAATAATAATCAAACGGTTTTCAAGCTCACCTAGTTCACTTCTGCCCATCTCTTCCAGCTCCTCAGCAATTTGATTCATATCCACCTCGTTAAATTTCTCTTGGCGTAGTTTGGCTGCGGTTTCATAGGTCCAGGCGTAGTAGTCCGTGTTATAAGTGCTCATGGGTTAACCTCTCAGGGGCTGAAGAATAAAAATCCAATGTAATGGGGCGTTAGCTTTCAGGATAAAACTCATCATCTAGCACTTGTTCTACCATCCAGTTTGTTTGTTCAAAAGTAGGGGGGAAAGTATTTTTAGCTAAATGAGTTTCTCTAGCAGCTTGTGGTATGGCAATAAGGTAAGCTTCTGATGCTGACTCAGCCAATTTAGGCTTAAGACTTGGGTTTTGTTTAAGTACCCGCCTAATTCTAACTCTCTGTTCGTCAATAGTCAGTCTCCAGCTATTGCCTCTGCGATCAGGTTGGTATTGCCATTTGAGCAGATGAGCCAATAATACGGCGAGGCGGTTTTCAAGTTCATGGCGTTCACTTCTGCCCATCTCTTCCAGCTCCTCAGCAATTTGATTCATATCCACCTCGTTAAATTTCCCTTGCCGTAGTTTAGCTGCGGTTTCATAGGTCCAGGCGTAGTAATCCGTGTCGTGAGTGCTCATTAATCTATTCTCCTTAGAATTAAAATCTGCGCTTGATAACCCCACTAATTATTATGGCATGCTTAATATTTTTAGATGATTATCTTAAAGTGCGGGGTAAAACTTAAGCTTAATCGGCTAAAGCAATCTATGAGTACCTATAAAACTGATTGTTATGCGTAGCCCTAAGAGATGGCCATGAAGCCCCGCCAAGGTCGATTTGAGGAAGTGGAGAATATAGGAAAAAGCGAGCTGAGGGTCGATTAATAAAGCATTAAAATCAACCCCAGCCTAAAACCTAAACTAAGGAGGTCTATAAGGTTATCCTTGAGACTGATTTAGATGAATCGGTATTTCCTGCTGCTTTTGATCACACAGGTAGGTTGGACGTGAGATCAGGTACTGGATATAGCATGGCTACCAGACTAGGGTTGGCCAGTTGATTAATAACTACATTGCACTGGAGTGATTAAAAATTCTCCAATCAGCTGGTGATCACTGCCGTAAAAAACATAGTGAGCGTTAATCCCATTTTCAAAATATAGCGCCATATCTGGGCTATTGCAGGCTAAATCCACCGCTCTGGGTTTCATCTTATTCACAAATTCACGGCTATTAAAGCTGCTGGCGACTCGGTTTATTTTGTCGTAGTTATATTTTAACTCTCCTTCAAGGGCTTCAACTTTGCTCAGTTTAGTCTCATGATCCACCATTCTTGGGAGATTTTTATTAATTTGATCTGCGATAATGGCTAAAACGGCTTGGGTATGTAATTCTTCTGCCGTGACTTTTTTGCCGGTAGGCAACACAATACCCCCTGCATCTAGCCAGTAGGTTTTCACTGCAAATAGTCCTACCAAGATAAGAGGAAAGAAAAGCAGCGCATATTTTTTAATTTTGTTCATAATTTAACCTCTAATAAACAAGTGATAGTCTTAATTTCTAAGCGTAAAATTAGACTGGAATCAGTATATCAGAATCATTTATTCATATCGCAAGGCTTCAATGGGATCTAGTCTTGCCGCTTTCTTAGCCGGGAAATAGCCAAAAACAACCCCCACAGCGGCT includes the following:
- a CDS encoding pilin yields the protein MMKQQGFTLIELMIAVAIVGVLAAVAIPQYQTYVAKTQVTRAISESSALKTVVEDCLNNGIPDGQCDPAGSPSDILKGSTQGSEVAVQGSGFPQVTIGAKGADSTIIATLSAQDGGHAATAIDGDTVTLTRDGTTGAWKCIYSGAAKYSPASCPGTAAGG
- a CDS encoding pilin; translated protein: MNHIQQGFTLIELLVGVAILGVITATAVPWYRTYLPRTQVARAIVELSEQKGVVEQCLGAGLLNVGAGLGACDPTAMISDILAGNPPQGSTVAPQGAVGGFPIISSPLQENGTTIQAEFGNQASPFIQGKTLTFTRSQGGTWRCRFSGDSTYAPTNCPAEP
- a CDS encoding DUF29 domain-containing protein, coding for MSTHDTDYYAWTHETAEKLRQGKFHEVDMNQIAEELEEMGRSERHELKNRLIITLSHLLKWQYQPKRRSNSWRLTIDEQRIRASQVLKANPSLKPKLGETILEAYLAAVPQAAWETTHLAKSAFPPAFEHTGWSLEQILDEEFYPES
- a CDS encoding DUF29 domain-containing protein; protein product: MSTYKTDFYGWTQETAKLLRQGRFTEVDMGVIIEEIEDMGKNQLEQLENRLRLIVLIAHLLKWQYRPDFRSNSWRGTIVEQRSRIRKLIKKNPSLKPELEATILESYAETNLDLNRFLAAFEHTGWTVEQVLDKAFYPQD
- a CDS encoding DUF29 domain-containing protein; the encoded protein is MSTYNTDYYAWTYETAAKLRQEKFNEVDMNQIAEELEEMGRSELGELENRLIIILAHLLKWQYQPDRRGNSWRLTIKEQRFRVKRVLRKNPSLKPKLSEAVLEAYIPALMQAARETNLTEETFPAAFEQTNWMIEQVLDEIFYPED
- a CDS encoding DUF29 domain-containing protein is translated as MSTHDTDYYAWTYETAAKLRQGKFNEVDMNQIAEELEEMGRSERHELENRLAVLLAHLLKWQYQPDRRGNSWRLTIDEQRVRIRRVLKQNPSLKPKLAESASEAYLIAIPQAARETHLAKNTFPPTFEQTNWMVEQVLDDEFYPES